The Microbulbifer hydrolyticus genome has a segment encoding these proteins:
- a CDS encoding cold-shock protein, with protein MSDRVTGTVKWFNNARGYGFITCAEGSEDIFVHYRSIRGEGYKTLNEGQAVEFEMQQGDKGLLAEDVVPCE; from the coding sequence ATGAGTGATCGCGTTACGGGTACCGTGAAGTGGTTTAACAACGCCCGGGGGTATGGCTTTATCACCTGCGCTGAGGGTTCCGAGGATATCTTCGTTCACTACCGCAGCATTCGCGGTGAAGGCTACAAAACCCTCAACGAGGGCCAGGCCGTGGAGTTTGAAATGCAGCAGGGCGACAAGGGCCTGCTCGCGGAAGATGTAGTGCCCTGCGAATAA
- a CDS encoding DUF819 domain-containing protein, whose translation MITNDAIILGMLAAILGFVFYTASSEQRFWKRFYRFVPALLLCYFLPSLLTTFHIIDAHNSNLYFVASRYLLPASLVLLTLSIDLKGIVNLGPKALIMFLTGTAGIVIGGPIALLIMSAIDPGMLNGNGPDAIWRGMTTVAGSWIGGGANQAAMKEIFNVGGNVFSAMVAVDVIVANLWMAVLLIMAGNAKKLDAQRGADTSAIDTLRDRVESMQRKHSRIPTLQDLMLIAAVGFGITAIAHAFADILAPWFQNNAPELARFSLTSPFFWLIVIATTLGIAAAFTPAKKLEGAGAAKVGSVFIYFLVATIGTHMDITALKNSPELFVLGLIWMAIHAGLMLLVAKLIKAPTFFMAVGSQANVGGAASAPVVAAAFHPSLAPVGVLLAVVGYALGTYAAWFCGQLLRIVGAG comes from the coding sequence ATTACCAACGACGCCATTATTCTCGGCATGCTTGCCGCCATACTTGGGTTCGTTTTTTATACCGCAAGCAGCGAGCAACGGTTCTGGAAGCGGTTTTATCGCTTCGTCCCTGCCCTACTGCTCTGCTATTTCCTTCCGTCTCTACTGACAACGTTTCATATCATCGATGCGCACAATTCCAATCTCTACTTCGTCGCGTCACGCTATTTACTGCCAGCGAGCCTGGTGCTGCTGACCCTGAGCATTGACCTGAAAGGGATCGTCAACCTTGGGCCGAAAGCGTTAATCATGTTCTTGACGGGTACCGCAGGCATTGTCATCGGTGGCCCGATTGCGCTTCTGATCATGTCCGCAATCGACCCGGGCATGCTCAATGGCAATGGCCCCGACGCGATCTGGAGAGGGATGACAACGGTAGCCGGCAGCTGGATCGGTGGTGGCGCCAACCAGGCCGCGATGAAAGAAATCTTTAACGTCGGTGGCAATGTTTTCTCGGCGATGGTGGCCGTCGATGTGATCGTTGCCAACCTGTGGATGGCGGTTTTGCTGATCATGGCCGGCAATGCGAAAAAGCTGGATGCACAACGTGGTGCGGACACTTCGGCCATCGATACGCTCCGCGATAGGGTCGAAAGCATGCAGCGCAAGCACTCCCGCATTCCAACCCTGCAGGACCTGATGCTGATTGCGGCGGTTGGCTTCGGTATCACCGCCATTGCACACGCGTTTGCGGACATCCTTGCCCCCTGGTTCCAGAACAATGCACCGGAGCTGGCACGCTTCAGTCTCACCAGCCCCTTCTTCTGGCTGATCGTCATCGCCACCACCCTTGGCATTGCCGCAGCCTTTACGCCGGCCAAAAAACTGGAAGGCGCTGGCGCAGCCAAAGTGGGCTCGGTATTCATCTACTTTCTTGTGGCCACCATCGGCACCCACATGGACATTACCGCACTCAAAAACAGCCCCGAGCTGTTTGTGCTTGGCCTGATCTGGATGGCAATACACGCGGGACTCATGCTGCTCGTTGCCAAACTGATCAAGGCACCGACCTTCTTCATGGCGGTAGGCAGCCAGGCAAACGTCGGCGGTGCAGCCTCCGCACCGGTGGTGGCGGCCGCCTTCCACCCGTCACTGGCCCCGGTGGGGGTACTCCTTGCGGTCGTGGGTTATGCGCTGGGCACCTACGCGGCGTGGTTCTGCGGGCAGTTACTGAGAATCGTAGGCGCGGGCTGA